Proteins encoded within one genomic window of Triticum aestivum cultivar Chinese Spring chromosome 2D, IWGSC CS RefSeq v2.1, whole genome shotgun sequence:
- the LOC123053007 gene encoding probable carbohydrate esterase At4g34215, with product MRIFLLSGQSNMAGRGGVHHRRWDGVVPPECAPDPSILRLSAALAWEEAREPLHADIDTTKTCGVGPGMAFARAILPRLEPPGTAGVGLVPCAVGGTAIREWARGEHLYEQMVRRARAATECGEIEAVLWYQGESDAESDAETAAYQGNVERLIANIRADLGMPHLPFIQVALASGNKRNIEKVREAQLSINLLNVVTVDAIGLPLNEDNLHLTTEAQVKLGESLAQAYISNFLQATC from the exons ATGCGCATCTTCCTTCTCTCAGGGCAGAGCAACATGGCCGGCCGCGGCGGCGTGCACCACCGAcggtgggacggggtcgtgccgcCGGAGTGCGCGCCGGACCCCTCCATCCTCCGCCTCTCCGCCGCGCTCGCATGGGAAGAGGCCCGCGAGCCGCTGCACGCCGACATCGACACGACCAAGACCTGCGGCGTCGGCCCcgggatggccttcgcccgcgccatTCTCCCGCGGCTGGAGCCCCCAGGCACCGCCGGGGTCGGGCTCGTACCATGCGCCGTCGGCGGCACGGCCATACGGGAGTGGGCCCGCGGGGAGCACCTGTACGAGCAGATGGTGCGGCGCGCGCGCGCCGCGACCGAGTGCGGCGAGATCGAGGCCGTGCTGTGGTACCAGGGGGAGAGCGATGCAGAGTCCGATGCCGAAACGGCGGCGTATCAGGGGAACGTGGAGAGGTTGATAGCAAATATCAGGGCAGATCTTGGGATGCCGCATCTACCATTCATTCAG GTTGCTCTCGCATCTGGGAATAAAAGGAACATTGAAAAAGTGAGGGAGGCTCAGCTTAGCATTAACTTGCTGAATGTTGTAACTGTGGATGCAATTGGCCTGCCCTTGAACGAAGATAATTTGCATCTTACCACTGAAGCACAAGTAAAGCTTGGAGAAAGTCTTGCACAAGCCTACATCAGTAACTTTTTACAAGCAACCTGCTAG